The following proteins are encoded in a genomic region of Pseudomonas saponiphila:
- a CDS encoding L-carnitine dehydrogenase: MTFITEIKTFAALGSGVIGSGWVARALAHGLDVVAWDPAPGAEAALRKRVANAWGALEKQGLAPGASPQRLRFVSTIEECVKDADFIQESAPERLELKLELHSKISAAAKPDALIGSSTSGLLPSEFYEGSTHPERCVVGHPFNPVYLLPLVEVVGGQRTAPAAIQAAIQVYESLGMRPLHVRKEVPGFIADRLLEALWREALHLVNDGVATTGEIDDAIRFGAGLRWSFMGTFLTYTLAGGDAGMRHFMAQFGPALQLPWTYLPAPELTDKLIDDVVEGTAEQLGSHSISALERYRDDCLLAVLEAVKTTKAKHGMHFHD; this comes from the coding sequence ATGACCTTTATCACCGAGATCAAGACCTTCGCCGCCCTGGGCAGCGGCGTGATCGGCAGCGGCTGGGTAGCCCGCGCCCTGGCCCACGGCCTGGACGTGGTGGCCTGGGACCCGGCCCCAGGCGCTGAAGCAGCGCTGCGCAAGCGGGTCGCCAATGCCTGGGGCGCCCTGGAAAAACAGGGGCTGGCCCCGGGCGCCTCGCCACAGCGCCTGCGCTTTGTCAGCACCATCGAAGAATGCGTGAAAGACGCCGACTTCATTCAGGAAAGCGCTCCGGAGCGCCTGGAACTCAAGCTGGAGCTGCACAGCAAGATCAGCGCTGCGGCCAAGCCCGATGCCCTGATCGGCTCCAGCACCTCGGGCTTGCTGCCCAGCGAATTCTATGAGGGCTCGACCCACCCGGAACGCTGCGTGGTGGGCCACCCGTTCAACCCGGTGTACCTGCTGCCGCTGGTGGAAGTGGTGGGCGGCCAGCGCACCGCACCCGCAGCGATCCAGGCGGCGATCCAGGTCTATGAATCCTTGGGGATGCGCCCCTTGCACGTGCGCAAGGAAGTACCAGGCTTCATCGCCGACCGCCTGCTCGAAGCGCTGTGGCGCGAAGCCCTGCACCTGGTCAACGACGGCGTGGCGACCACCGGGGAGATCGACGATGCGATCCGCTTTGGCGCCGGCCTGCGCTGGTCGTTCATGGGCACCTTCCTCACCTACACCCTGGCCGGGGGCGACGCCGGCATGCGCCATTTCATGGCCCAGTTCGGCCCGGCGCTGCAACTGCCCTGGACCTACCTGCCGGCCCCGGAGCTGACCGACAAACTGATCGACGACGTGGTCGAAGGCACGGCCGAGCAACTGGGCAGCCACAGTATTTCGGCCCTGGAGCGCTATCGTGATGACTGCCTGCTGGCGGTGCTGGAGGCGGTGAAAACCACCAAGGCCAAGCACGGCATGCACTTTCACGACTAA
- a CDS encoding L-serine ammonia-lyase: MAISVFDLFKIGIGPSSSHTVGPMRAAALFVQALKERHLLERVRRVEVQLFGSLSATGIGHGSDNAVIMGLMGEWPDAIDPALIGPRIQQLRETDTLLLDGRLPVPFVWARDMRLLDENLPFHPNAMTLVAEAEGTELYRDTFYSVGGGFVVDQAQAESGVADLDRSELPYDFSSAVELLDLCQKHNLRVAELMLANEKVWRSEEEIRSGLMALWRAMQDCVEQGLKHEGILPGGLNVRRRAAKLHRSLQELNKPNVIGSTLSAMEWVNLFALAVNEENAAGGRMVTAPTNGAAGIIPAVLHYFMKFSEDVTDANVVDFFLGAAAIGILCKKNASISGAEVGCQGEVGSACAMAAAGLAEILGATPEQLCNAAEIGLEHNLGLTCDPVGGLVQVPCIERNAIAAVKAINAAQMALRGDGQHFISLDRVIRTMRDTGADMHDKYKETSRGGLAVSAVEC, encoded by the coding sequence ATGGCTATCAGTGTTTTCGACTTGTTCAAGATCGGCATCGGCCCCTCCAGTTCCCATACCGTCGGCCCCATGCGCGCGGCGGCGCTGTTCGTCCAGGCATTGAAGGAAAGGCACCTGCTGGAGCGGGTGCGGCGGGTCGAGGTGCAGCTGTTCGGCTCGCTGTCGGCCACCGGCATCGGCCATGGCAGCGACAATGCGGTGATCATGGGGCTGATGGGGGAGTGGCCGGACGCGATCGACCCCGCGCTGATCGGTCCGCGCATCCAGCAACTGCGGGAAACCGACACCTTGCTGCTGGATGGGCGCCTGCCAGTGCCGTTCGTCTGGGCTCGGGACATGCGCCTGCTGGACGAGAACCTGCCCTTTCACCCCAACGCCATGACCCTGGTGGCCGAGGCTGAAGGCACGGAGCTGTACCGCGATACCTTCTATTCAGTGGGCGGCGGTTTTGTCGTCGACCAGGCCCAGGCCGAGAGCGGCGTGGCGGACCTGGATCGCAGCGAGCTGCCTTATGACTTCTCCAGTGCGGTGGAACTGCTCGATCTGTGCCAGAAGCACAACCTGCGGGTCGCCGAGCTGATGCTGGCCAACGAGAAGGTCTGGCGTTCGGAGGAGGAAATCCGCAGCGGCCTGATGGCGCTCTGGCGTGCCATGCAAGATTGCGTGGAACAGGGGCTCAAGCATGAGGGCATCCTGCCTGGCGGGCTCAATGTGCGTCGGCGGGCGGCCAAGCTGCATCGCAGCCTGCAGGAGTTGAACAAGCCCAATGTGATCGGCTCCACCTTGAGCGCCATGGAGTGGGTCAACCTGTTCGCCCTGGCGGTGAACGAGGAGAACGCCGCCGGTGGACGCATGGTCACCGCACCCACCAACGGCGCGGCGGGGATCATTCCGGCGGTGCTGCACTACTTCATGAAATTCAGCGAAGACGTGACCGACGCCAACGTGGTGGACTTCTTTCTCGGCGCGGCGGCCATCGGCATCCTGTGCAAGAAGAACGCCTCGATCTCCGGGGCCGAAGTCGGCTGCCAGGGCGAGGTGGGTTCGGCCTGCGCCATGGCGGCGGCGGGGCTGGCGGAGATCCTTGGCGCGACCCCGGAGCAATTGTGCAACGCCGCGGAAATCGGTTTGGAGCACAACCTCGGCCTGACCTGCGATCCGGTGGGCGGGTTGGTGCAGGTGCCCTGCATCGAGCGCAACGCGATTGCCGCGGTGAAGGCGATCAATGCCGCGCAGATGGCCTTGCGCGGTGACGGCCAGCACTTCATTTCCCTGGACCGGGTGATCCGCACCATGCGCGATACCGGGGCCGACATGCACGACAAGTACAAAGAGACTTCTCGTGGTGGCCTGGCGGTGAGCGCGGTGGAATGCTGA
- the aac(6') gene encoding aminoglycoside 6'-N-acetyltransferase produces the protein MISIQPGAVSEQAGWLQLRLELWPDCPPQEHLAEIRQMLAEPQRYGCWLAHGTDGVAVGLAEAALRHDYVNGTDSSPVVFLEGIYVAPEYRRQGIAQRLIEQVSQWGRQAGCVEIASDTSLDNLPSQTLHHALGFEETERVVYFKKRL, from the coding sequence ATGATCAGCATTCAACCCGGCGCCGTCAGCGAGCAGGCCGGCTGGCTGCAATTGCGTCTGGAGCTATGGCCCGACTGCCCGCCGCAGGAGCACCTCGCGGAAATCCGCCAGATGCTGGCAGAGCCTCAGCGCTATGGCTGCTGGCTGGCCCATGGGACAGACGGGGTGGCGGTGGGACTGGCCGAGGCGGCGTTGCGCCACGACTACGTCAACGGCACCGATAGCTCGCCGGTGGTGTTCCTCGAAGGGATCTATGTAGCGCCCGAGTACCGGCGCCAGGGCATCGCCCAGCGGCTGATCGAACAGGTCAGCCAATGGGGACGACAGGCGGGGTGTGTGGAAATCGCCTCGGATACCAGCCTGGACAATCTGCCCAGCCAGACCCTGCACCACGCGCTGGGTTTCGAGGAAACCGAGCGCGTGGTGTATTTCAAGAAGCGCCTGTAA
- the choV gene encoding choline ABC transporter ATP-binding protein, translating to MSIIRFDNVDVIFSKDPREALKLLDQGMTRNEILKKTGQIVGVEKASLDIQKGEICVLMGLSGSGKSSLLRCINGLNTVSRGKLFVEHEGKQIDIASCTPAELKMMRTKRIAMVFQKFALMPWLTVRENISFGLEMQGRPEKERRKLVDEKLELVGLTQWRNKKPDELSGGMQQRVGLARALAMDADILLMDEPFSALDPLIRQGLQDELLELQRKLSKTIVFVSHDLDEALKLGSRIAIMKDGRIIQYSNPEEIVLNPADDYVRTFVAHTNPLNVLCGRSLMRSLDNCKRVNGSVCLDPGGDSWLDLAEGNTIKGARRNGSHMDLQNWAPGQSVEELGRRPTLVDSNIGMRDALQIRYQTGNKLVLHDNQKVVGILGDSELYHALLGKNLG from the coding sequence ATGAGCATAATCCGCTTCGATAACGTCGACGTTATCTTCTCCAAGGACCCTCGCGAAGCACTCAAGCTGCTGGACCAGGGCATGACCCGCAACGAGATCCTGAAAAAGACCGGGCAGATCGTCGGTGTGGAAAAAGCCAGCCTGGACATCCAGAAAGGCGAGATCTGCGTACTCATGGGCCTGTCCGGCTCCGGCAAGTCCAGCCTGCTGCGCTGCATCAACGGCCTCAACACCGTGAGTCGCGGCAAGCTGTTCGTCGAGCACGAAGGCAAGCAGATCGACATTGCCTCCTGCACCCCCGCCGAGCTGAAGATGATGCGCACCAAGCGCATTGCCATGGTGTTCCAGAAGTTCGCCCTGATGCCCTGGCTGACGGTGCGCGAGAACATCAGCTTCGGCCTGGAGATGCAGGGCCGTCCCGAGAAGGAACGGCGCAAGCTGGTGGACGAGAAGCTCGAACTGGTGGGCCTGACCCAATGGCGCAACAAGAAGCCCGATGAACTCTCCGGCGGCATGCAGCAGCGTGTGGGCCTGGCCCGCGCCCTGGCCATGGACGCCGACATCCTGCTGATGGACGAACCCTTCTCGGCCCTCGACCCGCTGATCCGCCAGGGGCTGCAGGACGAGCTGCTGGAGCTACAACGCAAGCTGAGCAAGACCATCGTCTTCGTCAGCCATGACCTGGACGAAGCCCTGAAGCTGGGGAGCCGCATCGCCATCATGAAAGACGGGCGGATCATCCAGTACAGCAATCCGGAAGAGATCGTGCTCAATCCGGCGGACGACTATGTGCGCACCTTCGTCGCCCACACCAATCCGCTGAACGTGCTCTGCGGGCGCAGCCTGATGCGCAGCCTGGACAACTGCAAGCGGGTCAACGGCTCGGTGTGCCTGGACCCGGGTGGCGACTCCTGGCTCGACCTGGCGGAAGGCAACACCATCAAGGGCGCGCGGCGCAACGGCTCGCACATGGACCTGCAGAACTGGGCTCCGGGGCAGTCGGTGGAAGAGCTGGGCCGACGTCCGACCCTGGTGGACTCCAACATCGGCATGCGCGACGCGCTGCAGATCCGCTACCAGACCGGCAATAAACTGGTGCTCCACGACAACCAGAAAGTGGTGGGCATCCTTGGCGACAGCGAGCTCTACCACGCGCTGCTCGGCAAGAACCTGGGTTAA
- a CDS encoding choline ABC transporter substrate-binding protein: MKGSPLLLAAMLSLPLLAHAAEPEQCSTVNFSDVGWTDITVTTATTSVVLNALGYKTKTTMISVPVTYKSLADGKNMDVFLGNWMPTMENDIKAYREAGTVETVRANLENAKYTLAVPESLYDKGLKDFADIVKFKKELDGKIYGIEPGNDGNRTIQTMIDKNAFGLKDAGFKVVESSEAGMLSQVERAQRRDTAVVFLGWEPHPMNTRFKMKYLTGGDEYFGPNFGQATIYTNTRKGYTSECNNVGQLLKNLSFTLNMESTLMGNVLDDKMKPDAAAKAWLKKNPEVLDTWLAGVTTIDGKPGLAAVKAKLAE; this comes from the coding sequence ATGAAAGGTTCCCCGTTGTTGTTGGCCGCCATGCTGAGTCTGCCGCTTCTGGCACACGCTGCAGAACCGGAACAATGCAGTACCGTAAACTTCTCCGATGTCGGCTGGACCGATATCACCGTGACCACCGCCACCACCAGCGTCGTGCTCAACGCCCTGGGCTACAAGACCAAGACCACGATGATTTCCGTGCCGGTGACCTACAAGTCCCTGGCCGATGGCAAGAACATGGACGTGTTCCTCGGCAACTGGATGCCGACCATGGAAAACGACATCAAGGCCTACCGCGAAGCCGGCACCGTGGAAACCGTACGGGCCAACCTGGAAAACGCCAAGTACACCCTGGCCGTTCCCGAGTCGCTGTATGACAAGGGCCTGAAAGACTTCGCCGACATCGTCAAGTTCAAGAAGGAGCTGGACGGCAAGATCTATGGCATCGAGCCGGGCAACGACGGCAACCGCACCATCCAGACGATGATCGACAAGAACGCCTTCGGCCTCAAGGACGCCGGCTTCAAGGTGGTGGAGTCCAGCGAAGCGGGCATGCTGTCCCAGGTCGAGCGCGCTCAGCGACGCGACACCGCGGTGGTGTTCCTGGGCTGGGAGCCGCACCCGATGAACACGCGCTTCAAGATGAAGTACCTGACCGGGGGCGACGAGTACTTCGGCCCCAACTTCGGCCAGGCCACCATCTACACCAACACCCGCAAGGGCTACACCAGCGAGTGCAACAACGTTGGCCAGTTGCTGAAGAACCTGTCGTTCACCCTGAACATGGAAAGCACCCTGATGGGCAACGTGCTGGACGACAAGATGAAGCCTGACGCGGCCGCCAAGGCCTGGCTGAAGAAAAACCCAGAAGTGCTCGATACCTGGCTCGCCGGGGTGACCACCATCGACGGTAAACCAGGACTTGCCGCCGTGAAAGCCAAGCTTGCCGAGTAA
- a CDS encoding DUF4952 domain-containing protein, with product MRSFFRGVFVIFFLMTASNWASASIGCGDFLRDIASPPDTIEFVGCESEPTKQGAPLTALYRVKGKDALAAELYLDKKMGVTERMKFVCCVWEVRGETFYKDKKTGLGYHIRMGSEETIHNKREEWSKIGYFYITVVHLREPL from the coding sequence GTGAGAAGTTTCTTTAGGGGCGTCTTTGTTATTTTTTTTCTAATGACGGCATCTAATTGGGCGTCAGCCTCAATTGGTTGTGGGGATTTTTTGAGGGATATTGCCAGTCCGCCGGATACCATTGAGTTCGTTGGTTGTGAGTCGGAGCCTACTAAGCAGGGTGCTCCCTTGACTGCTTTGTATAGAGTTAAAGGAAAGGATGCACTAGCCGCAGAACTCTATCTTGATAAGAAGATGGGTGTAACGGAGCGTATGAAGTTTGTCTGCTGTGTCTGGGAGGTGAGAGGTGAAACCTTCTATAAAGATAAAAAAACCGGGCTCGGGTACCACATCAGAATGGGATCTGAAGAAACGATTCACAATAAAAGGGAAGAGTGGAGCAAGATTGGGTATTTCTATATAACGGTTGTTCACTTGAGGGAGCCTCTTTGA
- a CDS encoding thioesterase family protein, with translation MPALTTYNTRIVSDWVDYNGHLRDAFYLLIFSYATDALMDRLGLDSDNREASGHSLFTLELHLNYLHEVKLDTEVEVRTQIIGHDRKRLHLYHSLHRAGDPQELAGNEQMLLHVDLAGPRSAPFSEPLLQRLQALAAEQTDLPRPAYIGRVIGLPAAQ, from the coding sequence ATGCCTGCCCTGACCACCTACAACACCCGCATCGTCAGCGATTGGGTCGACTACAACGGCCATCTGCGCGATGCCTTCTATCTGCTGATCTTCAGCTACGCCACCGACGCCCTGATGGATCGCCTCGGCCTGGACAGCGACAACCGCGAAGCCAGCGGTCACTCGCTGTTCACCCTGGAACTGCACCTGAACTACCTGCACGAAGTGAAGCTGGACACCGAGGTCGAAGTGCGCACCCAGATCATCGGCCACGACCGCAAGCGCCTGCACCTGTATCACAGCCTGCACAGGGCCGGTGATCCCCAGGAGCTGGCCGGCAACGAGCAGATGCTGCTTCACGTCGACCTGGCCGGACCGCGTTCGGCGCCGTTCAGCGAGCCGCTGCTGCAGCGCCTGCAAGCTCTGGCCGCCGAACAGACCGACCTGCCGCGCCCCGCCTACATCGGCCGGGTCATCGGCCTGCCCGCAGCGCAATAG
- a CDS encoding gamma-butyrobetaine dioxygenase: MNTAAFADYRHYPLISPLSAVQVLPDRVQVRWADDRLSPFHHQWLRDNCPCTQCVYSVTREQVLEIVDVAEDLGCHGAHIDSQGCLCLDWSDGHQSRFDPGWLRAHAYDEQSREERRANKAQSQLWDSRLELPVFDYQALMDDPKTLLQWLLALRDIGLTQVRGVPTEPGSLALIARRIAFIRESNFGVLFNVQSKADADSNAYTAFNLPLHSDLPTRELQPGLQFLHCLVNDAEGGESIFVDGFAIADALRREDPEAFLTLCETPVEFRNKDRHSDYRCLAPIIALDALGEVAEIRMANFLRGPFDTSVEQMPRLYHAYRRFIALTREARFRVIRRLDPGQLWCFDNRRTLHARNAFDPASGARHFQGCYIDRDELLSRILVLQR, from the coding sequence GTGAACACTGCCGCCTTTGCCGACTATCGCCATTACCCGCTGATCAGCCCGTTGAGCGCCGTCCAGGTACTGCCGGACCGGGTTCAGGTGCGCTGGGCCGATGATCGCCTCAGCCCCTTTCACCATCAGTGGCTGCGGGACAACTGCCCCTGCACGCAATGCGTCTACAGCGTGACCCGCGAACAGGTGCTGGAAATCGTCGATGTGGCCGAGGACCTCGGCTGCCACGGGGCGCACATCGATAGCCAAGGCTGCCTGTGCCTCGACTGGTCGGACGGCCACCAGAGTCGCTTCGACCCCGGCTGGTTGCGGGCCCACGCCTATGACGAGCAATCCCGCGAGGAACGCCGCGCCAACAAGGCGCAGAGCCAGCTGTGGGACAGCCGCCTGGAACTGCCGGTATTCGACTACCAGGCCCTGATGGACGACCCCAAGACGCTGCTGCAATGGTTGCTGGCCCTGCGCGACATCGGTCTGACCCAAGTCCGTGGCGTGCCCACCGAACCCGGCTCCCTGGCCCTGATCGCCCGGCGCATTGCGTTCATCCGCGAGAGCAACTTCGGCGTGCTGTTCAACGTGCAATCCAAGGCCGATGCCGACAGCAACGCCTACACCGCTTTCAACCTGCCGCTGCACAGCGACCTGCCCACCCGCGAACTGCAACCGGGGCTGCAGTTCCTGCATTGCCTGGTCAATGACGCCGAGGGCGGTGAAAGCATCTTCGTCGACGGCTTCGCCATCGCCGATGCCTTGCGCCGTGAAGACCCCGAGGCCTTTCTGACGCTGTGCGAAACACCCGTGGAATTTCGCAACAAGGACCGCCACAGCGACTACCGCTGCCTGGCGCCGATCATTGCCCTAGATGCCCTGGGCGAAGTGGCGGAAATCCGCATGGCCAACTTCCTGCGGGGGCCTTTCGACACCTCGGTGGAGCAGATGCCCCGTCTGTACCACGCCTACCGCCGCTTTATCGCCCTGACCCGCGAAGCAAGATTCCGCGTGATCCGCCGCCTCGATCCGGGCCAGCTGTGGTGCTTCGACAACCGCCGCACCCTGCACGCACGCAACGCCTTCGACCCGGCCAGCGGCGCCCGACACTTCCAGGGCTGCTACATCGACCGCGACGAGCTGCTCTCCAGAATCCTCGTGCTGCAGCGCTGA
- a CDS encoding DUF4952 domain-containing protein → MKALFKGCLAGVLWMFSNGAWAAPECADFLRDAADPPQVLEFVGCESAPQEQGAPLTATYRVEGRYAHKVERYLQRLSGEASYLKFVCCGWETTGFSYYRDQTTGRRYQLGMGSEETPYSRREQWGKIGYFYVRVVLFTEEV, encoded by the coding sequence ATGAAAGCGCTGTTCAAAGGATGCCTGGCCGGTGTGTTGTGGATGTTTTCCAATGGTGCCTGGGCCGCTCCCGAGTGTGCCGACTTTCTGCGGGACGCCGCCGACCCACCGCAGGTTCTCGAGTTTGTCGGGTGTGAATCCGCGCCGCAGGAGCAGGGGGCACCGCTGACTGCGACCTATCGAGTCGAAGGCAGGTATGCCCATAAAGTAGAGCGCTATCTGCAGCGTCTGTCGGGGGAGGCGAGCTATTTGAAGTTTGTCTGCTGTGGCTGGGAAACAACGGGGTTCTCCTACTACAGGGATCAAACCACCGGGCGCCGCTATCAGCTTGGCATGGGGTCCGAGGAGACGCCCTATAGCCGGCGCGAGCAGTGGGGCAAGATCGGCTATTTCTATGTGAGGGTGGTGCTGTTTACGGAGGAAGTCTGA
- the choW gene encoding choline ABC transporter permease subunit has protein sequence MLTDQKIPLGQYIAAFVEWLTKHGASTFDAIATTLETMIHGVTFALTWFNPLALIGLIALLAHLIQRKWGLTVFVVLSFLLILNLGYWQETMETLAQVLFATLVCVLIGVPLGIVAAHKPLFYTMMRPVLDLMQTVPTFVYLIPTLTLFGLGVVPGLISTVVFAIAAPIRLTYLGIRDVPQELMDAGKAFGCSRRQLLSRIELPHAMPSIAAGITQCIMLSLSMVVIAALVGADGLGKPVVNALNTADIALGFEAGLAIVLLAIMLDRICKQPEAKVGGDA, from the coding sequence ATGCTCACTGATCAGAAAATCCCCCTGGGCCAGTACATCGCGGCTTTCGTAGAGTGGCTGACGAAACACGGTGCCAGCACCTTCGATGCGATCGCTACCACCCTGGAAACCATGATCCACGGCGTGACGTTCGCGCTGACCTGGTTCAACCCCCTGGCCCTGATCGGCCTGATCGCCCTGCTGGCGCACCTGATCCAGCGCAAATGGGGCCTGACTGTTTTCGTCGTGCTGTCGTTCCTGCTGATCCTCAACCTGGGGTACTGGCAGGAAACCATGGAAACCCTGGCCCAGGTGCTGTTCGCCACCCTGGTCTGCGTGCTGATCGGCGTCCCCCTGGGAATCGTCGCCGCGCACAAGCCACTGTTCTACACCATGATGCGTCCGGTCCTGGACCTGATGCAGACCGTTCCTACATTCGTCTACCTGATCCCGACCCTGACCCTGTTCGGCCTGGGGGTGGTGCCCGGGCTGATTTCCACCGTGGTGTTCGCCATCGCCGCGCCGATTCGCCTGACCTACCTGGGCATTCGCGATGTTCCACAAGAGTTGATGGATGCGGGCAAGGCCTTTGGCTGTTCGCGCCGTCAGTTGTTGTCGCGCATTGAGCTGCCCCACGCCATGCCGAGCATCGCCGCCGGTATTACCCAATGCATCATGCTGTCGCTGTCGATGGTGGTGATCGCCGCCCTGGTCGGCGCCGACGGCCTGGGCAAACCGGTGGTCAACGCACTCAATACCGCCGACATTGCCCTGGGCTTTGAAGCCGGTCTGGCCATCGTGTTGCTGGCGATCATGCTCGACCGAATCTGCAAACAACCTGAAGCCAAAGTAGGGGGTGATGCATGA
- a CDS encoding PAAR domain-containing protein produces the protein MSGKPAARVSDPTACPIPGHGVNPIVSGSPDVIFDGLPVAREGDQTACGAALTGNLISNVLINGRPVATTDSLGSHGNVVIGGSGTVIIGTTVTVAEFTPIAPLNIQQSYNEQFELLDAEGEPVPGFSYKIVTPGGKVYRGVTDSNGLTQRVFTNASELLRIEPDDVV, from the coding sequence ATGTCAGGGAAGCCCGCCGCTCGTGTCTCCGATCCCACTGCCTGCCCGATTCCCGGGCATGGCGTGAACCCTATAGTCAGTGGATCGCCCGATGTCATTTTCGATGGATTGCCTGTTGCTCGTGAGGGGGATCAGACGGCTTGTGGAGCGGCGCTGACGGGTAACTTGATCAGTAATGTCTTGATCAATGGCCGACCTGTTGCCACTACCGATTCGCTGGGCAGCCACGGCAACGTTGTCATTGGTGGATCGGGAACGGTCATTATCGGGACTACGGTCACTGTTGCTGAATTCACCCCTATTGCCCCTCTGAATATTCAACAGTCATACAACGAACAGTTTGAACTGCTGGATGCTGAAGGCGAACCGGTTCCCGGGTTTAGCTACAAGATTGTGACGCCGGGAGGGAAGGTCTATCGGGGTGTAACGGATTCCAATGGATTGACGCAACGTGTTTTTACCAACGCGAGCGAACTGCTTCGTATAGAACCGGATGATGTCGTTTAA
- a CDS encoding GlxA family transcriptional regulator, with translation MTSFNSGAQPQNRAPQSIGFLLLDNFTLISLASAVEPLRMANQLSGRELYRWTTLSVDGGQVWASDGLQITPDASMHKAPSLDTVIVCGGIGIQRTVTREHVSWLQSQARQSRRLGAVCTGSWALACAGLLDGFDCSVHWECLASMQEAFPRVAMSTRLFTLDRNRFTSSGGTAPLDMMLHLISRDHGRELSAAISEMFVYERIRNEQDHQRVPLKHMLGTNQPKLQEIVALMEANLEEPIDLDELAVYVAVSRRQLERLFQKYLHCSPSRYYLKLRLIRARQLLKQTPMSIIEVASVCGFVSTPHFSKCYREYFGIPPRDERIGSNTTQQVAMMPLPQAMVLAPLSGPLSALSQARNESTFASVRL, from the coding sequence ATGACGTCGTTCAACTCCGGGGCCCAACCCCAGAACCGTGCGCCTCAATCCATCGGCTTTCTGCTGCTGGACAATTTCACGCTGATTTCCCTGGCCTCCGCAGTCGAACCCCTGCGCATGGCCAACCAACTGTCCGGCCGCGAGCTGTATCGCTGGACCACCCTCAGCGTCGATGGCGGTCAGGTCTGGGCCAGTGACGGTCTGCAGATCACCCCCGACGCCTCCATGCACAAAGCTCCCAGCCTCGACACCGTGATCGTCTGCGGTGGCATCGGCATCCAGCGCACCGTGACCCGCGAACATGTGTCCTGGCTGCAAAGCCAGGCGCGCCAGTCCCGTCGCCTCGGCGCGGTGTGCACCGGCAGCTGGGCCCTGGCTTGCGCCGGCCTGCTGGACGGCTTCGATTGCAGCGTGCACTGGGAGTGCCTGGCGTCGATGCAGGAAGCCTTTCCCCGGGTCGCCATGAGCACCCGCCTGTTCACCCTCGACCGCAACCGCTTCACCAGCTCCGGCGGCACCGCGCCGCTGGACATGATGCTGCACCTGATCAGCCGCGATCATGGCCGTGAGTTGTCGGCGGCGATCTCGGAAATGTTCGTCTATGAACGCATCCGCAACGAACAGGATCACCAGCGCGTGCCCCTCAAGCACATGCTCGGCACCAACCAGCCCAAGCTCCAGGAAATCGTCGCGCTGATGGAGGCCAACCTCGAAGAGCCGATCGACCTGGATGAGCTGGCGGTGTACGTCGCCGTGTCCCGGCGCCAGCTGGAGCGGCTGTTCCAGAAATACCTGCACTGTTCGCCGTCGCGCTACTACCTCAAGCTGCGGCTGATTCGCGCCCGGCAGTTGCTCAAGCAGACGCCGATGTCGATCATCGAAGTGGCTTCGGTCTGTGGTTTCGTCTCCACGCCGCACTTCTCCAAGTGCTACCGCGAATACTTCGGCATTCCGCCCCGGGACGAGCGCATCGGCTCCAACACCACCCAACAGGTGGCGATGATGCCGCTGCCGCAAGCCATGGTCCTGGCGCCGCTGTCCGGGCCGCTGTCGGCCCTGAGCCAGGCGCGCAACGAATCGACCTTCGCCAGCGTGCGCCTGTAG